In a genomic window of Nostoc sp. UHCC 0870:
- a CDS encoding beta strand repeat-containing protein, whose translation MNNLQYLGCFAVLGVLASASTAMAQTSTAPTFTPRLGVRYTTEGSGYESFSSFEGFLPVFQTPGNSLTFLQGKVLLDNDSNVATNILLGHRIFSPEGNRVVGGYIAYSTRDTGKSNFNQLGLGFETLGNWDFRFNAYLPLGTSENQVSVINTGSGFQGNSFLLGRQRSFEVAMSGVDAEFGTRLVPLGAGDLRGFVGAYYYSGGESKEAFGWRTRVEARPTDFLNFGLSLQHDDLFDTRLVFTIGANFPGSGGRGTKPKKDSALLRMAESSDRQSAILVTNERRNDTVVATGTNNQPLTIIYVANNGTGNGTFESPLGSVTNAVGIAKANNIIYVLADTPTTIAPFTIPDGVQVLSSALAQTVNTQQFGLVTLPLSGNGIYPVITGSVTAENGLVTLGNNTVLSGFDIQVQGSDDARGIKGTNISNVRILDNKITNALSEGIYLENVTGIVEIARNTITDTRNPATDTSLESGIFVWNYQDNTNLSITDNRIATNFNAADYRIDGIEVNLCRDVDQLFVSKTCASNASITATITNNQIIHNGQISGGADGIDINLGNLGKGTFTISNNTLTNIPDEGISINAVANSEGDFTIANNIITNVGDSSIEVDLFLPDPNISPAVNLFNNSRTQFVITGNTLDGTDNDGIDFAVADNADTTITIANNTIQNIGDGDSGDRGIQLAATNNAIIRPTITNNTITNVTGDGISLSQVTDATVTNNNLNNINSDGIEIDNASGNNNISSNTISNVSNDGIDINVITNANITNNNISNAGDDGIYIYDASGDNNISSNTISNVSNDGIDLDDVNNANVTNNNISNAGDDGIYIDDASGDNNISSNTISNVSNDGIDLDDVNNANVTNNNISNAGDDGIDIDDASGNNNISSNTISDVSGDGIEIDDGTNSNVTNNNISNTGDDGIDIDDASGNNNISSNTISDVSGDGIEIDDVTNASVTNNNISNAGDDGIDIDDVSGNNNISSNIISDVSGDGIEIDDGTNANVTNNNITRAGDNGIDIADTQGTINVDSNTITDAQQESISLSEVTGTVSVSQNIVNGNNSNNGIAIANTTGTTNLTINSNQLTENFNDIRVSLSDTTGTLQINDNTITNNGTAIDVQLGENTNLTSVSLNNNQITGVDASITSSGINLQAFDNAAADNVTASGNTINTITNGDGMNFQLNGTSTATFQIATNIISNIRDTDAGDFNFTDGINFEIFDAASSTVELSNNVIDQIQGYGISVTNFSSGIVNVTIMNNQITNTQDGEVFTAP comes from the coding sequence ATGAATAATTTGCAATATTTGGGCTGCTTTGCTGTGCTGGGGGTGTTGGCTTCTGCTTCAACTGCTATGGCTCAAACATCTACAGCACCAACCTTTACACCCCGCTTGGGAGTACGCTACACCACGGAAGGTTCGGGATATGAATCTTTCAGCAGTTTTGAGGGATTTTTACCTGTTTTCCAAACCCCAGGAAATAGTCTGACTTTTTTGCAGGGGAAAGTTTTATTAGACAATGACTCGAATGTAGCTACCAATATATTGTTAGGACATCGAATTTTTAGCCCAGAAGGTAATCGTGTTGTTGGGGGTTATATTGCTTACTCTACCCGTGACACTGGTAAGAGTAATTTTAACCAGTTAGGATTAGGTTTTGAAACTTTAGGTAATTGGGATTTTCGCTTTAATGCTTATTTGCCGCTAGGGACTTCTGAAAACCAAGTATCTGTCATCAATACGGGTTCAGGTTTCCAAGGTAATTCCTTTCTACTTGGTAGACAGCGTTCATTTGAAGTGGCGATGTCTGGGGTAGATGCAGAATTTGGTACGCGTCTAGTACCATTAGGCGCAGGTGATTTGCGGGGTTTTGTTGGTGCTTATTACTACTCTGGTGGTGAATCGAAAGAAGCCTTTGGTTGGAGAACTAGAGTAGAAGCACGTCCGACTGACTTTTTGAATTTTGGTCTGTCTCTACAGCACGATGACTTATTTGATACCCGCTTGGTATTTACAATTGGTGCGAACTTTCCTGGTAGCGGTGGTAGAGGAACTAAACCTAAGAAAGATAGTGCTTTGTTGCGGATGGCAGAATCAAGCGATCGCCAATCTGCTATCTTAGTAACTAATGAACGCAGAAATGATACAGTTGTTGCTACTGGGACTAATAATCAACCACTGACAATTATCTATGTCGCCAATAACGGTACTGGTAACGGTACTTTTGAATCTCCATTGGGTAGTGTCACTAATGCAGTAGGCATAGCCAAAGCTAATAATATTATTTACGTTCTGGCTGACACCCCAACTACCATTGCTCCTTTTACTATCCCCGATGGTGTTCAAGTTTTATCTAGCGCATTGGCGCAAACAGTGAACACTCAACAGTTTGGACTGGTGACATTACCTTTGTCTGGAAATGGTATTTATCCTGTCATTACTGGTTCTGTGACTGCGGAAAATGGTTTGGTGACATTGGGTAACAACACAGTTTTATCTGGGTTTGATATTCAGGTGCAAGGTAGTGATGATGCACGAGGTATTAAGGGAACAAACATTAGTAATGTCAGAATTTTAGATAATAAAATTACTAATGCTTTGAGTGAAGGTATTTACCTAGAAAATGTCACAGGGATTGTAGAAATTGCCAGAAATACTATCACTGATACACGGAATCCCGCTACTGATACTAGCCTAGAAAGTGGAATTTTTGTTTGGAATTATCAAGATAATACTAATTTAAGCATTACTGATAATCGCATTGCGACTAATTTCAATGCCGCAGATTACAGAATTGATGGGATTGAGGTTAACCTCTGCCGAGATGTAGATCAATTATTTGTCAGTAAAACTTGTGCTAGTAATGCCAGTATCACAGCCACAATTACTAATAACCAAATCATTCATAATGGTCAAATTAGTGGTGGTGCTGATGGTATTGATATCAATTTAGGTAATTTAGGTAAAGGTACGTTCACAATTAGCAATAACACACTCACGAATATTCCTGATGAGGGTATTTCTATTAATGCCGTTGCCAATTCTGAAGGTGATTTCACCATTGCTAATAATATTATTACTAATGTTGGTGATAGTAGTATTGAGGTTGATTTATTCCTACCAGATCCTAATATATCGCCTGCGGTGAATTTGTTTAATAATAGCCGCACTCAGTTTGTGATCACAGGGAATACTTTGGATGGAACTGATAATGATGGTATTGACTTTGCTGTAGCGGATAATGCTGATACAACTATAACTATTGCTAATAACACTATCCAAAATATTGGTGATGGTGATAGTGGCGATCGCGGTATTCAATTAGCAGCAACAAATAATGCTATAATTCGCCCCACTATTACTAATAATACCATCACTAATGTTACTGGAGATGGCATCAGCTTAAGTCAAGTAACTGATGCGACAGTGACAAACAACAATCTTAATAATATAAATAGTGATGGTATAGAAATAGACAACGCTAGCGGTAATAACAATATTTCTAGTAATACCATTAGTAATGTATCTAATGATGGCATAGACATAAATGTCATAACTAATGCTAATATTACCAACAATAATATTAGCAATGCAGGTGATGACGGCATTTACATATACGATGCTAGCGGTGATAACAATATTTCTAGCAATACCATTAGTAATGTATCTAATGATGGTATAGACTTAGACGACGTAAATAATGCTAATGTTACCAACAATAATATTAGCAATGCAGGTGATGATGGCATTTACATAGACGATGCTAGCGGTGATAACAATATTTCTAGCAATACCATTAGTAATGTATCTAATGATGGTATAGACTTAGACGACGTAAATAATGCTAATGTTACCAACAATAATATTAGCAATGCAGGTGATGACGGCATTGATATAGATGATGCTAGCGGGAATAACAATATTTCTAGCAATACCATTAGTGATGTGTCTGGTGATGGTATAGAAATAGATGACGGAACTAATTCTAATGTTACCAACAATAATATTAGCAATACAGGTGATGACGGCATTGATATAGATGATGCTAGCGGGAATAACAATATTTCTAGCAATACCATTAGTGATGTGTCTGGTGATGGTATAGAAATAGATGACGTAACTAATGCTAGTGTTACCAACAATAATATTAGCAATGCAGGTGATGACGGCATTGATATAGACGATGTTAGCGGGAATAACAATATTTCTAGCAATATCATTAGTGATGTATCTGGTGATGGTATAGAAATAGATGACGGAACTAATGCTAATGTTACTAATAATAATATTACCCGTGCGGGTGATAACGGCATTGATATAGCGGATACTCAAGGGACTATCAATGTTGATAGCAATACTATCACTGATGCTCAACAAGAAAGCATTAGCTTATCAGAAGTGACAGGTACAGTGAGCGTCAGCCAGAATATTGTTAATGGCAATAATAGTAATAATGGGATTGCGATCGCTAACACTACAGGCACAACAAATTTAACTATTAATAGCAATCAACTCACAGAAAACTTTAATGATATCCGCGTAAGTTTATCTGACACAACTGGCACATTACAAATTAATGACAACACCATCACTAATAATGGTACTGCCATAGATGTACAGTTAGGAGAAAATACTAACTTAACCAGTGTTAGCCTCAACAATAACCAAATTACAGGGGTAGATGCTAGTATCACATCATCAGGTATTAATCTTCAAGCATTTGATAATGCGGCGGCTGATAATGTGACTGCTTCTGGAAATACTATCAACACTATCACCAATGGCGATGGCATGAATTTCCAACTCAATGGCACTAGTACAGCTACTTTCCAAATCGCTACTAACATAATTAGCAATATCAGGGATACTGATGCTGGAGACTTCAACTTTACTGACGGTATTAACTTTGAAATTTTTGATGCTGCTAGTTCAACAGTAGAACTATCCAACAATGTAATTGATCAAATTCAGGGATATGGTATTAGCGTTACCAATTTTAGCTCTGGTATTGTTAATGTAACCATTATGAATAATCAGATAACTAATACCCAAGACGGTGAAGTCTTTACTGCTCCCTAA